From a single Hippoglossus stenolepis isolate QCI-W04-F060 chromosome 2, HSTE1.2, whole genome shotgun sequence genomic region:
- the sh3gl2a gene encoding SH3 domain containing GRB2 like 2a, endophilin A1 isoform X6 translates to MSVAGLKKQFHKATQKVSEKVGGAEGTKLDEDFTEMEKKMDTTARAVLDIMTKTTEYLQPNPATRAKMSMMNSMSRMRGQEKGPGYTQTEAILGESMQRFGRELGEESNFGLALIDAGEAMRELGEVKDALDMEVKQNFIDPMQNLHEKDLKEIQHHLKKMEGRRLDFDYKKKRQGKVTDDEIKQALEKFDDSKEIAEQSMFNLLESDIEQVSQLSALVHAQVEYHSRAAEILTQLSSKIDERIRDTTVKPRKEYLPKPRTSLDFSISENHNGGIHSARSPAPLDQPCCRALYDFDPENEGELGFKEGDIITLTNKIDDNWYEGMLHGNSGFFPINYVDILVPLPH, encoded by the exons AAAGTGAGCGAAAAAGTTGGAGGAGCAGAAGGAACGAAGCTCGATGAGGACTTCACTGAAATGGAGAAG AAGATGGACACCACCGCTCGGGCAGTGCTGGACATCATGACCAAGACCACTGAGTATCTGCAGCCAAACCCAG CCACGAGAGCCAAGATGAGCATGATGAACTCCATGTCCCGCATGCGCGGCCAAGAGAAGGGGCCGGGCTACACGCAGACCGAGGCCATCTTGGGAGAGTCCATGCAGAGGTTCGGCCGGGAGCTCGGGGAGGAGTCGAACTTTG GACTCGCTCTGATCGACGCTGGGGAAGCCATGCGTGAGCTGGGAGAGGTGAAGGACGCTCTGGACATGGAGGTCAAGCAGAACTTCATTGATCCAATGCAGAACCTCCACGAAAAAGACCTCAAGGAGATTCAG CATCACCTGAAGAAAATGGAGGGTCGTCGTCTGGACTTTGACTACAAGAAGAAGCGTCAGGGCAAAGTGACGGACGACGAGATCAAACAAGCGCTGGAGAAGTTCGACGACTCGAAGGAGATTGCTGAGCAGAGCATGTTCAACCTGCTGGAGAGTGAT attGAACAGGTGAGCCAGCTCTCTGCGCTGGTCCATGCTCAGGTGGAGTATCACAGCCGGGCTGCTGAGATCCTCACACAGCTCTCCAGTAAGATCGATGAACG GATAAGGGACACCACTGTCAAGCCCAGGAAAGAGTACCTGCCCAAACCCCGCACGTCTCTGGACTTCTCCATCAGTGAGAACCACAATGGAGGCATCCACAGTGCTCGATCTCCAG CCCCACTGGACCAGCCCTGCTGTCGCGCCCTGTACGATTTTGACCCCGAGAACGAAGGTGAGCTAGGCTTCAAGGAAGGCGACATCATCACCCTGACCAATAAGATTGATGACAACTGGTACGAGGGGATGCTGCACGGCAACTCCGGCTTCTTCCCCATCAACTACGTGGATATCCTGGTGCCACTGCCGCACTAG
- the sh3gl2a gene encoding SH3 domain containing GRB2 like 2a, endophilin A1 isoform X2, protein MSVAGLKKQFHKATQKVSEKVGGAEGTKLDEDFTEMEKKMDTTARAVLDIMTKTTEYLQPNPATRAKMSMMNSMSRMRGQEKGPGYTQTEAILGESMQRFGRELGEESNFGLALIDAGEAMRELGEVKDALDMEVKQNFIDPMQNLHEKDLKEIQHHLKKMEGRRLDFDYKKKRQGKVTDDEIKQALEKFDDSKEIAEQSMFNLLESDIEQVSQLSALVHAQVEYHSRAAEILTQLSSKIDERIRDTTVKPRKEYLPKPRTSLDFSISENHNGGIHSARSPGARSPARSPARSPAPLDQPCCRALYDFDPENEGELGFKEGDIITLTNKIDDNWYEGMLHGNSGFFPINYVDILVPLPH, encoded by the exons AAAGTGAGCGAAAAAGTTGGAGGAGCAGAAGGAACGAAGCTCGATGAGGACTTCACTGAAATGGAGAAG AAGATGGACACCACCGCTCGGGCAGTGCTGGACATCATGACCAAGACCACTGAGTATCTGCAGCCAAACCCAG CCACGAGAGCCAAGATGAGCATGATGAACTCCATGTCCCGCATGCGCGGCCAAGAGAAGGGGCCGGGCTACACGCAGACCGAGGCCATCTTGGGAGAGTCCATGCAGAGGTTCGGCCGGGAGCTCGGGGAGGAGTCGAACTTTG GACTCGCTCTGATCGACGCTGGGGAAGCCATGCGTGAGCTGGGAGAGGTGAAGGACGCTCTGGACATGGAGGTCAAGCAGAACTTCATTGATCCAATGCAGAACCTCCACGAAAAAGACCTCAAGGAGATTCAG CATCACCTGAAGAAAATGGAGGGTCGTCGTCTGGACTTTGACTACAAGAAGAAGCGTCAGGGCAAAGTGACGGACGACGAGATCAAACAAGCGCTGGAGAAGTTCGACGACTCGAAGGAGATTGCTGAGCAGAGCATGTTCAACCTGCTGGAGAGTGAT attGAACAGGTGAGCCAGCTCTCTGCGCTGGTCCATGCTCAGGTGGAGTATCACAGCCGGGCTGCTGAGATCCTCACACAGCTCTCCAGTAAGATCGATGAACG GATAAGGGACACCACTGTCAAGCCCAGGAAAGAGTACCTGCCCAAACCCCGCACGTCTCTGGACTTCTCCATCAGTGAGAACCACAATGGAGGCATCCACAGTGCTCGATCTCCAG GGGCGAGGTCTCCAG CAAGATCTCCAG CCAGG TCTCCAGCCCCACTGGACCAGCCCTGCTGTCGCGCCCTGTACGATTTTGACCCCGAGAACGAAGGTGAGCTAGGCTTCAAGGAAGGCGACATCATCACCCTGACCAATAAGATTGATGACAACTGGTACGAGGGGATGCTGCACGGCAACTCCGGCTTCTTCCCCATCAACTACGTGGATATCCTGGTGCCACTGCCGCACTAG
- the sh3gl2a gene encoding SH3 domain containing GRB2 like 2a, endophilin A1 isoform X3: MSVAGLKKQFHKATQKVSEKVGGAEGTKLDEDFTEMEKKMDTTARAVLDIMTKTTEYLQPNPATRAKMSMMNSMSRMRGQEKGPGYTQTEAILGESMQRFGRELGEESNFGLALIDAGEAMRELGEVKDALDMEVKQNFIDPMQNLHEKDLKEIQHHLKKMEGRRLDFDYKKKRQGKVTDDEIKQALEKFDDSKEIAEQSMFNLLESDIEQVSQLSALVHAQVEYHSRAAEILTQLSSKIDERIRDTTVKPRKEYLPKPRTSLDFSISENHNGGIHSARSPGARSPARSPAPLDQPCCRALYDFDPENEGELGFKEGDIITLTNKIDDNWYEGMLHGNSGFFPINYVDILVPLPH, from the exons AAAGTGAGCGAAAAAGTTGGAGGAGCAGAAGGAACGAAGCTCGATGAGGACTTCACTGAAATGGAGAAG AAGATGGACACCACCGCTCGGGCAGTGCTGGACATCATGACCAAGACCACTGAGTATCTGCAGCCAAACCCAG CCACGAGAGCCAAGATGAGCATGATGAACTCCATGTCCCGCATGCGCGGCCAAGAGAAGGGGCCGGGCTACACGCAGACCGAGGCCATCTTGGGAGAGTCCATGCAGAGGTTCGGCCGGGAGCTCGGGGAGGAGTCGAACTTTG GACTCGCTCTGATCGACGCTGGGGAAGCCATGCGTGAGCTGGGAGAGGTGAAGGACGCTCTGGACATGGAGGTCAAGCAGAACTTCATTGATCCAATGCAGAACCTCCACGAAAAAGACCTCAAGGAGATTCAG CATCACCTGAAGAAAATGGAGGGTCGTCGTCTGGACTTTGACTACAAGAAGAAGCGTCAGGGCAAAGTGACGGACGACGAGATCAAACAAGCGCTGGAGAAGTTCGACGACTCGAAGGAGATTGCTGAGCAGAGCATGTTCAACCTGCTGGAGAGTGAT attGAACAGGTGAGCCAGCTCTCTGCGCTGGTCCATGCTCAGGTGGAGTATCACAGCCGGGCTGCTGAGATCCTCACACAGCTCTCCAGTAAGATCGATGAACG GATAAGGGACACCACTGTCAAGCCCAGGAAAGAGTACCTGCCCAAACCCCGCACGTCTCTGGACTTCTCCATCAGTGAGAACCACAATGGAGGCATCCACAGTGCTCGATCTCCAG GGGCGAGGTCTCCAG CCAGGTCTCCAG CCCCACTGGACCAGCCCTGCTGTCGCGCCCTGTACGATTTTGACCCCGAGAACGAAGGTGAGCTAGGCTTCAAGGAAGGCGACATCATCACCCTGACCAATAAGATTGATGACAACTGGTACGAGGGGATGCTGCACGGCAACTCCGGCTTCTTCCCCATCAACTACGTGGATATCCTGGTGCCACTGCCGCACTAG
- the sh3gl2a gene encoding SH3 domain containing GRB2 like 2a, endophilin A1 isoform X1, whose translation MSVAGLKKQFHKATQKVSEKVGGAEGTKLDEDFTEMEKKMDTTARAVLDIMTKTTEYLQPNPATRAKMSMMNSMSRMRGQEKGPGYTQTEAILGESMQRFGRELGEESNFGLALIDAGEAMRELGEVKDALDMEVKQNFIDPMQNLHEKDLKEIQHHLKKMEGRRLDFDYKKKRQGKVTDDEIKQALEKFDDSKEIAEQSMFNLLESDIEQVSQLSALVHAQVEYHSRAAEILTQLSSKIDERIRDTTVKPRKEYLPKPRTSLDFSISENHNGGIHSARSPGARSPARSPARSPAPLDQPCCRALYDFDPENEGELGFKEGDIITLTNKIDDNWYEGMLHGNSGFFPINYVDILVPLPH comes from the exons AAAGTGAGCGAAAAAGTTGGAGGAGCAGAAGGAACGAAGCTCGATGAGGACTTCACTGAAATGGAGAAG AAGATGGACACCACCGCTCGGGCAGTGCTGGACATCATGACCAAGACCACTGAGTATCTGCAGCCAAACCCAG CCACGAGAGCCAAGATGAGCATGATGAACTCCATGTCCCGCATGCGCGGCCAAGAGAAGGGGCCGGGCTACACGCAGACCGAGGCCATCTTGGGAGAGTCCATGCAGAGGTTCGGCCGGGAGCTCGGGGAGGAGTCGAACTTTG GACTCGCTCTGATCGACGCTGGGGAAGCCATGCGTGAGCTGGGAGAGGTGAAGGACGCTCTGGACATGGAGGTCAAGCAGAACTTCATTGATCCAATGCAGAACCTCCACGAAAAAGACCTCAAGGAGATTCAG CATCACCTGAAGAAAATGGAGGGTCGTCGTCTGGACTTTGACTACAAGAAGAAGCGTCAGGGCAAAGTGACGGACGACGAGATCAAACAAGCGCTGGAGAAGTTCGACGACTCGAAGGAGATTGCTGAGCAGAGCATGTTCAACCTGCTGGAGAGTGAT attGAACAGGTGAGCCAGCTCTCTGCGCTGGTCCATGCTCAGGTGGAGTATCACAGCCGGGCTGCTGAGATCCTCACACAGCTCTCCAGTAAGATCGATGAACG GATAAGGGACACCACTGTCAAGCCCAGGAAAGAGTACCTGCCCAAACCCCGCACGTCTCTGGACTTCTCCATCAGTGAGAACCACAATGGAGGCATCCACAGTGCTCGATCTCCAG GGGCGAGGTCTCCAG CAAGATCTCCAG CCAGGTCTCCAG CCCCACTGGACCAGCCCTGCTGTCGCGCCCTGTACGATTTTGACCCCGAGAACGAAGGTGAGCTAGGCTTCAAGGAAGGCGACATCATCACCCTGACCAATAAGATTGATGACAACTGGTACGAGGGGATGCTGCACGGCAACTCCGGCTTCTTCCCCATCAACTACGTGGATATCCTGGTGCCACTGCCGCACTAG
- the sh3gl2a gene encoding SH3 domain containing GRB2 like 2a, endophilin A1 isoform X4 produces MSVAGLKKQFHKATQKVSEKVGGAEGTKLDEDFTEMEKKMDTTARAVLDIMTKTTEYLQPNPATRAKMSMMNSMSRMRGQEKGPGYTQTEAILGESMQRFGRELGEESNFGLALIDAGEAMRELGEVKDALDMEVKQNFIDPMQNLHEKDLKEIQHHLKKMEGRRLDFDYKKKRQGKVTDDEIKQALEKFDDSKEIAEQSMFNLLESDIEQVSQLSALVHAQVEYHSRAAEILTQLSSKIDERIRDTTVKPRKEYLPKPRTSLDFSISENHNGGIHSARSPARSPAPLDQPCCRALYDFDPENEGELGFKEGDIITLTNKIDDNWYEGMLHGNSGFFPINYVDILVPLPH; encoded by the exons AAAGTGAGCGAAAAAGTTGGAGGAGCAGAAGGAACGAAGCTCGATGAGGACTTCACTGAAATGGAGAAG AAGATGGACACCACCGCTCGGGCAGTGCTGGACATCATGACCAAGACCACTGAGTATCTGCAGCCAAACCCAG CCACGAGAGCCAAGATGAGCATGATGAACTCCATGTCCCGCATGCGCGGCCAAGAGAAGGGGCCGGGCTACACGCAGACCGAGGCCATCTTGGGAGAGTCCATGCAGAGGTTCGGCCGGGAGCTCGGGGAGGAGTCGAACTTTG GACTCGCTCTGATCGACGCTGGGGAAGCCATGCGTGAGCTGGGAGAGGTGAAGGACGCTCTGGACATGGAGGTCAAGCAGAACTTCATTGATCCAATGCAGAACCTCCACGAAAAAGACCTCAAGGAGATTCAG CATCACCTGAAGAAAATGGAGGGTCGTCGTCTGGACTTTGACTACAAGAAGAAGCGTCAGGGCAAAGTGACGGACGACGAGATCAAACAAGCGCTGGAGAAGTTCGACGACTCGAAGGAGATTGCTGAGCAGAGCATGTTCAACCTGCTGGAGAGTGAT attGAACAGGTGAGCCAGCTCTCTGCGCTGGTCCATGCTCAGGTGGAGTATCACAGCCGGGCTGCTGAGATCCTCACACAGCTCTCCAGTAAGATCGATGAACG GATAAGGGACACCACTGTCAAGCCCAGGAAAGAGTACCTGCCCAAACCCCGCACGTCTCTGGACTTCTCCATCAGTGAGAACCACAATGGAGGCATCCACAGTGCTCGATCTCCAG CCAGGTCTCCAG CCCCACTGGACCAGCCCTGCTGTCGCGCCCTGTACGATTTTGACCCCGAGAACGAAGGTGAGCTAGGCTTCAAGGAAGGCGACATCATCACCCTGACCAATAAGATTGATGACAACTGGTACGAGGGGATGCTGCACGGCAACTCCGGCTTCTTCCCCATCAACTACGTGGATATCCTGGTGCCACTGCCGCACTAG
- the sh3gl2a gene encoding SH3 domain containing GRB2 like 2a, endophilin A1 isoform X5 gives MSVAGLKKQFHKATQKVSEKVGGAEGTKLDEDFTEMEKKMDTTARAVLDIMTKTTEYLQPNPATRAKMSMMNSMSRMRGQEKGPGYTQTEAILGESMQRFGRELGEESNFGLALIDAGEAMRELGEVKDALDMEVKQNFIDPMQNLHEKDLKEIQHHLKKMEGRRLDFDYKKKRQGKVTDDEIKQALEKFDDSKEIAEQSMFNLLESDIEQVSQLSALVHAQVEYHSRAAEILTQLSSKIDERIRDTTVKPRKEYLPKPRTSLDFSISENHNGGIHSARSPARSPAPLDQPCCRALYDFDPENEGELGFKEGDIITLTNKIDDNWYEGMLHGNSGFFPINYVDILVPLPH, from the exons AAAGTGAGCGAAAAAGTTGGAGGAGCAGAAGGAACGAAGCTCGATGAGGACTTCACTGAAATGGAGAAG AAGATGGACACCACCGCTCGGGCAGTGCTGGACATCATGACCAAGACCACTGAGTATCTGCAGCCAAACCCAG CCACGAGAGCCAAGATGAGCATGATGAACTCCATGTCCCGCATGCGCGGCCAAGAGAAGGGGCCGGGCTACACGCAGACCGAGGCCATCTTGGGAGAGTCCATGCAGAGGTTCGGCCGGGAGCTCGGGGAGGAGTCGAACTTTG GACTCGCTCTGATCGACGCTGGGGAAGCCATGCGTGAGCTGGGAGAGGTGAAGGACGCTCTGGACATGGAGGTCAAGCAGAACTTCATTGATCCAATGCAGAACCTCCACGAAAAAGACCTCAAGGAGATTCAG CATCACCTGAAGAAAATGGAGGGTCGTCGTCTGGACTTTGACTACAAGAAGAAGCGTCAGGGCAAAGTGACGGACGACGAGATCAAACAAGCGCTGGAGAAGTTCGACGACTCGAAGGAGATTGCTGAGCAGAGCATGTTCAACCTGCTGGAGAGTGAT attGAACAGGTGAGCCAGCTCTCTGCGCTGGTCCATGCTCAGGTGGAGTATCACAGCCGGGCTGCTGAGATCCTCACACAGCTCTCCAGTAAGATCGATGAACG GATAAGGGACACCACTGTCAAGCCCAGGAAAGAGTACCTGCCCAAACCCCGCACGTCTCTGGACTTCTCCATCAGTGAGAACCACAATGGAGGCATCCACAGTGCTCGATCTCCAG CCAGG TCTCCAGCCCCACTGGACCAGCCCTGCTGTCGCGCCCTGTACGATTTTGACCCCGAGAACGAAGGTGAGCTAGGCTTCAAGGAAGGCGACATCATCACCCTGACCAATAAGATTGATGACAACTGGTACGAGGGGATGCTGCACGGCAACTCCGGCTTCTTCCCCATCAACTACGTGGATATCCTGGTGCCACTGCCGCACTAG
- the sh3gl2a gene encoding SH3 domain containing GRB2 like 2a, endophilin A1 isoform X7, with product MSVAGLKKQFHKATQKVSEKVGGAEGTKLDEDFTEMEKKMDTTARAVLDIMTKTTEYLQPNPATRAKMSMMNSMSRMRGQEKGPGYTQTEAILGESMQRFGRELGEESNFGLALIDAGEAMRELGEVKDALDMEVKQNFIDPMQNLHEKDLKEIQHHLKKMEGRRLDFDYKKKRQGKVTDDEIKQALEKFDDSKEIAEQSMFNLLESDIEQVSQLSALVHAQVEYHSRAAEILTQLSSKIDERIRDTTVKPRKEYLPKPRTSLDFSISENHNGGIHSARSPGARSPGEPGLQPHWTSPAVAPCTILTPRTKVS from the exons AAAGTGAGCGAAAAAGTTGGAGGAGCAGAAGGAACGAAGCTCGATGAGGACTTCACTGAAATGGAGAAG AAGATGGACACCACCGCTCGGGCAGTGCTGGACATCATGACCAAGACCACTGAGTATCTGCAGCCAAACCCAG CCACGAGAGCCAAGATGAGCATGATGAACTCCATGTCCCGCATGCGCGGCCAAGAGAAGGGGCCGGGCTACACGCAGACCGAGGCCATCTTGGGAGAGTCCATGCAGAGGTTCGGCCGGGAGCTCGGGGAGGAGTCGAACTTTG GACTCGCTCTGATCGACGCTGGGGAAGCCATGCGTGAGCTGGGAGAGGTGAAGGACGCTCTGGACATGGAGGTCAAGCAGAACTTCATTGATCCAATGCAGAACCTCCACGAAAAAGACCTCAAGGAGATTCAG CATCACCTGAAGAAAATGGAGGGTCGTCGTCTGGACTTTGACTACAAGAAGAAGCGTCAGGGCAAAGTGACGGACGACGAGATCAAACAAGCGCTGGAGAAGTTCGACGACTCGAAGGAGATTGCTGAGCAGAGCATGTTCAACCTGCTGGAGAGTGAT attGAACAGGTGAGCCAGCTCTCTGCGCTGGTCCATGCTCAGGTGGAGTATCACAGCCGGGCTGCTGAGATCCTCACACAGCTCTCCAGTAAGATCGATGAACG GATAAGGGACACCACTGTCAAGCCCAGGAAAGAGTACCTGCCCAAACCCCGCACGTCTCTGGACTTCTCCATCAGTGAGAACCACAATGGAGGCATCCACAGTGCTCGATCTCCAG GGGCGAGGTCTCCAGGTGAGCCAGG TCTCCAGCCCCACTGGACCAGCCCTGCTGTCGCGCCCTGTACGATTTTGACCCCGAGAACGAAGGTGAGCTAG